The Ahaetulla prasina isolate Xishuangbanna chromosome 3, ASM2864084v1, whole genome shotgun sequence genome window below encodes:
- the ELOC gene encoding elongin-C isoform X1, protein MDGEEKTYGGCEGPDAMYVKLISSDGHEFIVKREHALTSGTIKAMLSGPGQFAENETNEVNFREIPSHVLSKVCMYFTYKVRYTNSSTEIPEFPIAPEIALELLMAANFLDC, encoded by the exons ATGG ATGGAGAAGAGAAAACATACGGTGGGTGTGAAGGCCCTGATGCTATGTATGTGAAGTTGATATCTTCTGATGGCCATGAATTCATTGTTAAACGAGAGCATGCACTCACATCAGGAACAATAAAGGCAATGTTGAGTGGCCCAG GGCagtttgctgaaaatgaaacaaaCGAAGTGAATTTCAGAGAGATTCCTTCTCACGTCCTATCTAAAGTATGCATGTATTTCACCTACAAGGTTCGCTACACTAACAGCTCCACAGAGATTCCTGAATTTCCAATTGCACCTGAGATTGCACTGGAACTGCTGATGGCTGCAAACTTCTTAGATTGTTAA
- the ELOC gene encoding elongin-C isoform X2 translates to MYVKLISSDGHEFIVKREHALTSGTIKAMLSGPGQFAENETNEVNFREIPSHVLSKVCMYFTYKVRYTNSSTEIPEFPIAPEIALELLMAANFLDC, encoded by the exons ATGTATGTGAAGTTGATATCTTCTGATGGCCATGAATTCATTGTTAAACGAGAGCATGCACTCACATCAGGAACAATAAAGGCAATGTTGAGTGGCCCAG GGCagtttgctgaaaatgaaacaaaCGAAGTGAATTTCAGAGAGATTCCTTCTCACGTCCTATCTAAAGTATGCATGTATTTCACCTACAAGGTTCGCTACACTAACAGCTCCACAGAGATTCCTGAATTTCCAATTGCACCTGAGATTGCACTGGAACTGCTGATGGCTGCAAACTTCTTAGATTGTTAA